The following coding sequences are from one Nicotiana tomentosiformis chromosome 3, ASM39032v3, whole genome shotgun sequence window:
- the LOC104118582 gene encoding protein transport protein SEC13 homolog B-like: MPSQKIESGHTDTVHDVTMDYYGKRLATASSDCTIKITGVSSSSSQQLATLSGHQGPVWQVAWAHPKFGSILASCSSDGKIIIWKEGAQNEWSLAHVFDDHKASVNSIAWAPHELGLCLACGSSDGNISVFTARSDGGWETSRIDQAHPVGVTSVSWAPSMATGSLVGSDMLTPVQKLASGGCDNTVKVWKLFNGTWKMDCFPALQMHTDWVRDVAWAPNLGLPKSTIASASEDGRVIIWTVGKEGDQWKGNVLKDFGSPVWRVSWSLTGNLLAVADGNNNVTLWNEAVDGEWQLVTSVDA, translated from the coding sequence ATGCCTTCACAGAAGATTGAAAGTGGGCATACGGACACGGTGCATGATGTGACAATGGATTACTATGGTAAGCGTCTGGCAACAGCTTCTTCAGACTGCACCATTAAGATAACAGGGGTTAGCAGCTCGTCCTCGCAGCAACTGGCTACTTTGAGTGGTCACCAAGGACCAGTGTGGCAAGTAGCTTGGGCTCACCCTAAGTTTGGGTCAATCCTCGCTTCCTGTTCTTCTGATGGGaagataattatttggaaggAAGGTGCTCAAAATGAGTGGAGTTTAGCACATGTTTTTGATGACCATAAAGCTTCAGTCAATTCCATAGCTTGGGCTCCTCATGAGTTGGGCCTTTGTTTGGCTTGTGGATCTTCTGATGGGAACATTTCGGTTTTCACTGCAAGATCAGATGGTGGTTGGGAGACATCACGGATCGATCAGGCCCATCCTGTTGGTGTTACATCTGTTTCCTGGGCGCCATCAATGGCTACTGGCTCTCTTGTAGGCTCTGATATGCTTACTCCTGTTCAGAAGCTTGCTTCTGGTGGCTGTGACAATACGGTTAAAGTGTGGAAGCTGTTTAATGGAACGTGGAAAATGGATTGCTTCCCGGCTCTTCAAATGCACACTGATTGGGTCAGGGACGTCGCGTGGGCCCCTAACCTGGGACTGCCAAAGTCAACTATCGCGAGTGCTTCTGAAGATGGAAGAGTAATTATATGGACCGTGGGTAAGGAAGGTGATCAATGGAAGGGTAATGTGTTGAAGGATTTTGGTTCCCCTGTTTGGAGAGTATCGTGGTCGCTAACAGGAAACCTACTGGCTGTGGCAGATGGGAATAATAATGTGACATTATGGAATGAAGCAGTAGATGGTGAATGGCAACTAGTGACTTCAGTAGATGCATAA